CAGTGAGCAAACCAAAGATCAAAAGACCATTTGCCGCTGCCAATCCGCCAAGCAGGCGCCATTCCACCGGCAACAGAATGTCGCCAAACCCCAACGTGGTGAAGGCAACCAGCGAGAAATAAACCGATGCCTCAAAGGTCACAAAGATCTGCAACAGCCACAGGGCGACCGCCCAGATCCAGACCGCCGCTGTCATCATCACCAATGTCCAAAACATCGCAAAGGACAAAACAATGGTCAGTTTTGGCCCATGAGGCGGGCGGATCACCCAGCGGTGACTGCGCGCCAGTGCCAGCTCCAACCCCCACCACGACATCGCAGCGGCGATGGCAGTGATTGCGATCAAACCACTTCCCAAAAGCAACTGAATGAACATGCCGCGATCCTTTACGCTGAATTCACGCCCAAGGCATAGCGCAAGCGTGCCCGCCCTGCACCCCTATTGCGGAAAGGTGGCAGCGACCTCATACATCACCGGCTCGAACCGGGTACAAAGCTTGGCAATCTCGCGGTTGCGGCGGCGCATCTCATCTGTGCGCAGCATCGCCTTGAAATCATCACGGGTGGCCCATTGGGAGTAATTCGCAATCCGCGTTTCCGCGTCATTCACATGCAGTCCGGCCCCCGTAAATCCCGGTTGTTTCGAGATAAACTCAGCATAGGCCTGGGTCAGCAGGTCCAGCAAATCCTGACAGGTTCCGGGCGAACATTCGAAGGTGGTGATGACGGTCTGCAAGGCAGCATTGGCTTTGATCTGGGGCATTGTGGCTCCTCCTTGGGGTCATGCTAACACGAAAATCCCGGATGTCTGGCCCCTTATGCACCCCGTTCAAACGCCAAGTGGCCCCGGCAGACGTTCCTCGCTGAGCAGCACATTCGCCTCCACCTCGCCCGCGCCGGGCAAGGTCATGATCCGCCGCCGCAGCACCCGTTCAAAATCCGGCAAATCCCGCGCCACGACCCGCAAACGGTAGTCATAAAGGCCCAGAACATGCTCCACCGTCTGCACTTCGGGGATCGCCGCCACTGCACGCTCAAAATCCTCGAGGCTGACGCGCCCCTTGGTGGCCAGTTTGATGCCCAAAAACACCGTCACCCCAAAGCCAAGACTTTCTGCATTGAGCCGCAATCTGCGCCCGCGCAAGATCCCGGCCTCCTCAAGCCGCCGGATGCGCCGCCATGTGGCCGGCTGGCTCAGCCCATAGCGCCGCCCCAAGGCAGAAGCACTTTGTGTGGCGTCGCGCGCCAGTGACCGGATCAATTGATGGTCGATTTCATCAAGATCAATCATATCGGCAAAGTCTGTTCTGATTTGATCCGCGCCACCTGCATCAAGGCCTCAATGTCCGCAATATGCGGCAGGGTCAGGATACGGCTGCGGTAAATCTGTTGATAGTGGCCCATGTCACGGGCGATGATCGAGAGGCGCACATCGACGCGGCCCAAAAAGGTCTGGACCTCGATCACCTCGGGCACCTGCCGTGCCTCGGCGAGAAAGGCGTCAAACGCATTGCTTTGGGTTTTGTCCAGCGTCACCCGCAAGGACACCTCCACCGCATAGCCAAGCGCGGCCCAGTTCACCACCGCGCTCACGCCCTGCACGATGCCGTCATCTTCCATCTTGGCAATCCGCCGCGCCGCCTTGCCCGGTGTCATGCCGCAGCGTTCGGCCAATTCACCGGGGCTCAGGCTTGGCTCCGCCTGCCAATAGCGCAACAAACGCCGATCCATGTCATCAAGCATGATTTTTCCATTATTTGACCAAATCACGCATTACCATCTTCATCTGATCGAATAAACTCACAAATCAGCAATAGCCCCTCACGGCACAATGCGTATGTTGAACCTCAGATTTATGACCTCGAAAGGACCACCAAAATGCGCGTTTATTACGACCGTGACTGTGACGTTAATCTCATCAAAGACAAAAAAGTCGCCATCCTCGGCTATGGCTCTCAGGGCCACGCCCATGCGCTGAACCTGCGCGACAGCGGCGCGAAAAACCTTGTAGTAGCCCTGCGCGACGGCTCTGCCTCCAAGGCCAAGGCCGAAGGCGAAGGTCTCAAGGTTATGGAAATCTCCGAAGCCGCAGCATGGGCCGATGTGATCATGTTCACCATGCCCGACGAACTGCAGGCCGATACCTACAAGAAATATGTTCACGACAACATCCGTGAAGGCGCAGCGATCGCATTTGCCCACGGTCTGAACGTACACTTTGGCCTCATCGAGCCAAAGGCAGGCGTTGACGTGATCATGATGGCGCCAAAAGGCCCAGGCCACACCGTGCGCGGCGAATATACCAAAGGCGGCGGCGTGCCTTGCCTCGTTGCGGTAAACCAAGACGCCTCCGGCAAAGCGCTGGAAATCGGGCTGTCTTACTGCTCCGCCATCGGTGGCGGCCGTTCTGGCATCATCGAAACAGATTTCCGCGAAGAGTGCGAAACCGACCTCTTTGGCGAACAGGCCGTTCTCTGTGGCGGTATCGTTGAATTGATCCGTATGGGTTTCGAAACACTGGTTGAAGCCGGTTACGAGCCTGAGATGGCCTATTTCGAGTGCCTGCACGAAACCAAGCTGATCGTGGACCTGATCTATGAAGGCGGCATCGCAAACATGGATTACTCGATCTCCAATACAGCCGAGTATGGCCAGTATGTTTCCGGCCCGCGCATCCTGCCTTACGACGAAACCAAGGCCCGTATGAAAGCGGTTCTGAGCGACATCCAGTCCGGCAAGTTCGTGCGTGACTTCATGCTGGAGAATGCAGTTGGCCAGCCAACGATCAAATCCTCGCGCCGTGCAAACGACGAGCACCAGATCGAAGTTGTCGGTGGCAAGCTGCGCGACATGATGCCCTGGATCTCTGCGGGCAAGATGGTCGACAAAGCCAAGAACTAAGGCTTACGATCTCGACAATTCAGCGCCCGGCAGCCTGTTCTGCTGGGCGCTTTTTATTGTGCGGGCCTTTTCAGCTGGCCGGCACACAGGAGAAGCCCAATGAATTATGCGGACATGGAAACACCCTGCCTTATCCTCGACCACGAGCGATTTGAGGCCAATGCAGCCAGGATGCGTGCCCATTGTGATGCACGCGGTGTCGCCCTCCGGCCGCATCTCAAGACGCTCAAATCGGTTGACGCGGCCAAGGTTGCGACGGGTGGAATGCTGCAGAGGATCACGGTTTCTACGCTCCGCGAGGCGGAGGTTCTCGCCCGCGCCGGTTTTGACGACATCCTGCATGCTGCGGGGATTACGCCGAACAAGTTTGATCACGTGCGCAGGATCAACGCAGAGACTGGCAAGAGGCTGATCCTGACCCTTGATTCTATCGAAATGGCGCAGGCTTTGGTGCAAAACGACCTGCCCAACAGTGCGATGATCGAGATTGACTGCGGCGAACATCGAGGCGGGATCGGAAGCGATAACAAAGATTTAGAAGACATCGCCCGGGTGCTTGGACGTCAATTTGCGGGCATTATGACCCACGCAGGTCATTCTTATAGCTCTGACGAGATCGGACGGATCAAAGAGATCGCCGATGATGAGGTCAATGCAGCCACCACAGCGGCAACGCGGCTCCGGGCTGCCGGGATAGAGGTGCCGATTGTCTCTGTCGGATCAACGCCCACGGTGCTGCATGCGGACACCCTCGACGGGGTCAATGAGGTGCGCTGCGGGATCTACATGGTCTGGGATCTGAGCCAATTCGGGCGGGGCATCTGCGCCCTAGACGATCTCGCCTTGACGGTGCTGGCCACGGTGATCGGGCACAACCGAAGCGCGGGCGTTCTGACCGTCGATGCGGGCGCTCTGGCCATGTCCAAGGACATAGGCGCCAACACCTATCTGCCTGATGCGCGTTTTGGCTGGCTTTGCGATGCAAATGACCTGACCCCGTTGGGTCTGAGCATCGACACAGTGCATCAGGAGCACGGCACGGTGGTGGTCAAAGACCCGTCCGCATTTGACCGTTTGCCCATCGGAACACAGGTGCGCATTCTGCCCGGTCATGCCTGCCTCACGGCGGCGGGCGGCTATGAAGGCTATCATCTGCGGCAGGGTGGGTTCTGGCCAAGGTTCAACGGCTGGTGAGCGCAGCTTTTCAAATCTCTTGGCGTCCTACTGGGCCGGCTCCAAAGGCGGCCCTGCCATCCTTCGGCCCATGGCGAAGTAAATCTGATTGACCCCGGTCCCCTGTCGGGGTCTTTTGCGTGAACGCATCACCCCCAAGGTCTAGGAGAGCCGAGATGCCCATCATCACCAAAGCCGCCGCAAGACGCGAGAGCGATGACGGCAAGGGCAACCCATGTGGCCCTTACGAGGCGCTGCTTTTTTCCGACAGCGGAGGGTTGACCCAATTTGGCGCTTTTGTTGAGACCCTGCCACCGGGTTCGGCATCGTCCATCAAACATTGGCATGCCAAGGAAGACGAAATGATCTATGTTCTGGACGGCGTTGCAACTGTCCTCGAAGGAGATAAGGAACACCAGCTCACCCCCGGAGATGCTGCAACTTTCAGGGCCGGCGATCCCTTGGGACATTGCGTGCAGAACAAGTCAGACCGACCGATTACATATCTCGTCATCGGCACTCGCAAGGAGGCCGACACCGTGACCTTTCCGGACCACGACCGCGTTCTGCATTTCACCAGAGATGACGCAGGAGAGACTGCCGAAAGACATTTTGAAACCTTACAAGGCGCGCCTGCAACCAGCCCCTATGTGATCGACGCCAGTGCCACCTGACACCACCCCACGCATCACCCTCTACAGCTGGCTGATGGTGGCCATCCTTGCCTTTGTCTGGGGCGGCACGTTTATGGTCACCGAAGTGGCGCTGCGTGGCATCACCCCGTTCTGGCTGGCGGCCTCGCGCATTGTATTCGCTGCCCTGATCATGATCGCGGTTTGGGGATTGCGCGGCTTTGTCCTGTTCCAGGCTCCACTCAGCGGGCCTCAACGTGCGGCCCTGTTCACCATCGGCGCGGCCAGTTCGGCGGTGCCTTTTTCCCTGCTCGCTTGGGGCCAGCAGCATGTGACCTCTGGCTTTGCCGGCGTGTCCATGGCCTCAACCGCGCTGATCATGCTGGTGCTGGCGCATTTCTTTGTGCCGGGTGAACGGTTGACCCTGCGCCGGTCTATCGGGTTTGCCATCGGATTTTGCGGGGTTGTGGTGCTGATCGGTGGTCAAGCCTTCGAGACCTCGGGCGGCCTGCTGGAACCCATTGGACGTGCGGCCTGCATCGGCGCCGCGTTCTGTTATTCGGTCAGCTCGATCCTGATGCGCCGATTGCCTGCGGTCGATCCCATTGGTCTGGCGACCGTATTGCTGTTGATCGCCTCGTCCATCACCGTGCCGCTGGCCCTCATCACCGAAGGGCTGCCGCCGCTGCCAGACAAGCAAACCCTTGTTGTGCTTGCCTTTCTGGGACTGATCCCCACTGCTGCCGCCAATATCCTGCGGGTGCTGGTGGTGCGCAGCGCCGGGCCGGTCTTCATGTCACTGGTCAATTACCAGGTGCCGGTCTGGTCTGTGGTGCTGGGCGCATGGATCCTGGCCGAACCGATGCCGCCATCGCTGCTTTATGCGATGGTCTTGATCTTGGTCGGGGTCGGGATCAGCCAATATGGAGCATTGCGCCGGTTGTTTGGCCGCGCCTAACTCGAACCGCCAACGGCCTCTGTCACAGCCGCCACAACACCATCCACACAACGCTCCATCAGCGCTGCGTCTTCGTGTTCGGCCATCACCCGGACCAAGGGTTCAGTGCCGGACTTGCGGATGAGCAGACGCCCACCCCCAGACAAATCCGCCTCTGCCTGCGCGATCGCTGCCTTGACCGGGGCCATTTCCAGCGGCGCCTGGCCCGCCGCAAAACGTACGTTCTTAAGCAATTGCGGCACCGCATCAAATTGATGCAACAACTCTGACGCCTTGCGCCCGCCCCGCACCAGTTCCGCCAGAAACTGCATGCCCGCCATCAGCCCGTCGCCCGTGGTGGCATAATCGGTCATCACGATGTGCCCCGATTGTTCGCCGCCAAGGTTAAAGCCGCCCTGCCGCATGCGTTCCACCACATAGCGATCGCCAACGCTGGTGCGTTCCAGCCGCAAACCACGCGCGTCCAGGAAACGCTCCAGCCCCAGATTGCTCATCACAGTGGCCACAAGGGCGTTGCCCTTCAGCCGATCTTCTTCGGCCCAGCGGGCCGCCATCAGCGCCATGAACTGATCGCCGTCGCCAACATTGCCTTTCTCGTCGATCAGAATCACCCGGTCGGCATCACCATCCAGACAAATGCCCACATCTGCCCCATGGGCCACGACCGTTTCTGCCGCGGATTGCGGATGGGTCGATCCACAGCCCTCGTTGATGTTGTGGCCATTGGGGGCCACGCCCACGGGAATCACGGTCGCGCCCAGCTCCCACAGGGTCATCGGCGCGACGTGATGCGCCGCACCGTTGGCGCAATCTATCACCACCTTCAACCCGTCCAGACGCATCTGGCGCGGAAAGGAGGATTTCACCCTTTCGATGTAACGAAAGCGGCTGTCGTCGATACGTTTGGCGCGGCCAATCTCGGCCGCCGCAGTCGGTTCAACCCCTTCGGCGACCAGCGCCTCAATCTCGGCCTCAGCCTGATCGGACAGTTTGAACCCGTCAGGGCCAAAGAATTTGATGCCATTGTCATGGGCCGGGTTGTGGCTGGCGGAAATCATCACACCCAGATCGGCGCGCATCGACCGGGTCAGCAGCCCAACCGCCGGGGTCGGCACCGGCCCCAAAAGCAGCACATTCATGCCCGTGCTGGTCAGACCCGCCGTCAGCGCGTTTTCAAACATATAGCCAGACAACCGCGTGTCCTTGCCAATCACCACCCGGTGCACACCCTTGTTGTCACGCCGGAAATAACGCCCCACAGCCGCACCGATGCGCAGGGCCATCTCGGCGGTCATGGGATAGATATTGGCCGTGCCACGCACGCCGTCAGTGCCAAAAAGCTTTGTCATGCCTGTCTTCCTGCCATGGCAGCCCGCCACAGCGCTATTGCCTGAGTTGTTTGCGGCACATCATGCACACGCAGGATCTGAATACCATGGGCAAGGCCTGCAAGCGCAACCGCAATCGACCCCGGTGCGCGGTGATCTGCCTGCGGGGCATTGCCGATGGTGCCGATAAACCGCTTGCGCGATGCACCCAATAGGATCGGCACCCCCAGATCATGAAACAGGCTGAGCCGCGCCAAGAGGGTCAGGTTGTGATCCAGCGTCTTGCCAAAACCGATGCCCGGATCGGCGATGATCCGGCTGCGCGGAATGCCCTGGGCCGCAAGCGTTTCAATGCGGCCTGCCAGATAGTCGAAGACATCCAGCAGCACATCATCATAGCGCGGGTCTTGCTGCATGGTTTCGGGATCGCCCTGCGCATGCATCACACAAACCGGCAAGGACCGTGCCGCGCAGAAAGGCGCCAGCGCCTCATCATAGGTCAGCCCGGAAACGTCATTGACCAGATCCGCACCCGCCCGGATTGCGTTTTCAGCCACCGCCGCTTTGCGGGTGTCGATGGAGATCGCACAATCCACACCGGAGGCCCGCAACCCTTCGATGACAGGAGACGTACGGCGGATCTCTTCGTCCACGGCGACGGTTTCCGCGCCGGGGCGGGTGGATTCGCCGCCGATGTCCAGAATATCCACGCCCGCAGCCTGCATCTGCAATCCGGCGCGAACCGCGTCCTGTTCCGCCGCATGAACACCGCCATCTGAAAAACTGTCCGGTGTGGTGTTCAGAATGCCCATCACCCGTGGACGATCCATGGTCAGCATGGCCACTTGCGGGCGCGGTGCACTCAAAAGGGCGGCCGCATCGGCCGGCAGGTCTTGCGCCGCGATGATCTGCCCCGACGCGCCACGGCGCAATACCTCAACTTGCGAGAACCAGCCCCATCCCCCCGCAAGGGAAAGCGCCTCATCAGGCCGCGCTGGCCCGCATTGCACAAGCGGGCGAAAATAGTCGCGCCCAGTCACAACCTGTCCTGCTCCGCCGAGATGGATTTGAGCGGCACGGATGCCTCTTGCGGCAGCGCCGCCCCTATCACCAGCATATCCTCGGCCTCCATCGAGGCGGCAAACCATGCGGCCAGCGCCACCGCATCACGCGGCTGGGCAGACGGGGTATCCACAGAATCCAGAACGATTTTGGAGGGTGCCCAAACACAGGTCTGGCCATTCTTCATCGCCCAATCCAGTTCGGTGCGCGTGTCCACCACAACGCAGCGGTCATCCCTGGAGGCCAGAACCCATGCATTCTGTTCAATCGCCAACAGATCAATCCGGCGCTGTGCCATCTTGTGCGACAACTGCGGCGCGGCGGCATCCGGTGCGCCCACACAAATAATCACCGGCTTGCCCTGCCCGGTCAATTGATCCAGCCATCCCGCCAGATGCGGAGAGGCAATTGCGGCATTGCCCAGAAACAGAAACTGCGGCTGCGGTGCGGCCTCTTGCACCACCTCGGGCGCGGGGGCAGCGGCCACGCGGGCCCGCACAATCTCGACGCCCAATGCACCGGGGCCACGATCCAGCTTTTCGATACGCACAAAGGCCCGCATGGCCTGCGGTTCCAGCAATATTCGATCTGCAACGCGCTCTGCCAGTGTTTCAAGCAACGCCAAACGCTCCACCGCCAGTTCTGCGGCAATCGCTTCGGTCACTCGGTCATAGCTCAGGATACGGTCCACATCGTCTTCAATAGGCCCGGTCAGCGGCTGCACCTCAACCACGACATTAAAGCAGATGCGCTGTGTCACCCCGCGTTCAGCCTGAAACGCGCCGATCTCGACCTCGACGATGTGATCGCGCAGGGAAATGCGGTCCAGCGGAGCATCACCGGCCATGGCCTCCGCACGCTCTGAGGGATGCGCAAAGGCAAGGCGGACTTCGTTCGACATGGTTCTGGCCTTCAATGGGTGTTTTCAGATGCGGGCATAGCCGATCCGGCCCGCATTAGCAGCCATTTTTCCGGCAGACCAGCACCGGAACACGCCCTTTTGGGCAAATTCAGTTGGAGGCCGTGCGCCAGGTGTGACGGTAGAACAGATGCACACCGATCCGGGCCGTGCGGGTGTAGACGCGCGACCAACGCGGTTTGACCGCCGTTGTGTGGTAATGCGTGGCGCCATCCGTCAGCTCAGGCGCCTTGCCGTCAAGGCTTGCGCGGGCCACTTTCGACACGCGGGCAAAGGCACGTGGCTCAGCGATCACTTCTTTATGGCCATCACAGGTATAGGTGAACTGGCACTGATATTTCTTGCCGGTCCCCTGATTGATCACACCGCAAGGAGTGCTGGGAAAGCGTTTGCTTTCCACCCGGTTCAGGATCACCTCGGCCACGGCAAACTGGCCCTTCACGGTCTCGCCGCGCGCCTCGAAATAAAGCGCCTCGGCCAGACAGCGCCATTGGGCGGACCCTGAGGCTTTGGGCTGCGCGTCGAGCCACTTGCGTGAGAACTCAACATCGGATTTGGCTGCTTTTGGCTCTGTGACCAACGACTTCAATCGTTTGTCCCCGGCAGATTTGAGGCCCTTTGCCTCGACCTTAGCCAGTTCTTCGGCCTTGTCTGCATTGGCTGTTGCGACCACGGGGGTGATCACGATGGCCGACAAAAGTGCCGCGAAAATCGAAGTCTGAAACCAACGCATGCTGCGCCTCGTGTGCTGTTAACTCAGCTGAGCGCCTACCCAGAATCCGCGTTCTGGTAAACCCACCCGTTTGCGGGTGCGTCAATTGTGGAAAAAATTGGCCGGTATTGTTGATCCGCAGGGGATTTCTACCCGATCTTGTGTTGGATTGCGAGTTGTGCTGCGGCAAGTCTTGCTACTGGAACGCGAAACGGTGAGCAAGAAACGTAGTCGAACCCCGATTCCCGGCAAAATGCAATCGATTCGGGGTTGCCGCCGTGCTCCCCGCAGATCGACAGGGTCAATCCCGGCTGCGCCTTGCGGCCCCGCTCTGCCCCAAGCTGCAAAAGCTCGCCCACGCCCTCAACATCGAGAACGTGAAACGGATCTTCTGGAAAGACCCCCTGCTGCACGTAATCAGACATGAAACGCCCCGCGTCATCGCGGGACAGACCATAGGTCATCTGGGTCAAATCGTTGGTGCCAAAGCTGAGGAACGCGCAATGCGGCGCAATCTCGGCCGCCCGCAAGGCTGCACGCGGCGTTTCCACCATCACACCCAACCGGTAAGTAAAGCTGGCATCGCTTTCAGTGCGCACCGCCGCCGCCACCGCATCCACGGAGGTCTTGATCAGCTCGACTTCGCGTTTGGCGCTGACCAGCGGGATCATGATCTCCGGCACCACCGGTTCGCCATCTTTGCTGGCGGCAATGGTCGCCTCAAAGATCGCCCGCGCCTGCATCTCGTAAATCTCCGGCACCGTCACGCCCAACCGAACCCCGCGCAGCCCCAGCATCGGGTTGTATTCGCTCATCGCCTCGATCCGGCGGGTCACATCCGACAAGGGCAGGCTCAATGCCTCGGCCAACTCGCGCTGGCCAATCCGGTCCGCGGGCAGGAATTCGTGCAAGGGCGGATCAAACAAACGGATGCACACCGGCTGCCCCTGCATGATGCGGAACAACTGGGTGAAGTCATCGCGTTGCATCGGCAACAGCCGTTCCAGCACGGCGCGGCGGTCTTCTCCGGTTTCGGCAAAGATCATTTCGCGCATCACGGTCAGGCGGCCGGGATCAAAGAACATGTGTTCCGTGCGGCACAGCCCGATGCCATGGGCGTTAAAGTTGCGGGCGGTCTGCGCGTCTGCTGGCGTGTCCGCATTGGCGCGGATGCCAATGTCGGCGACCTGCTCTGCCCAGTCGAGTAATTTGTTGAATGTCTCGTCCAGCGCGGCCTCTTGCATCTTAACCGCGCCCGCCAGAACCTGACCATTTGATCCATCCAGCGTGATTTCGTCCCCTGCGTTGAACACCCGGCCATCCGGCGCGGTGATCTGCTTTTTCTTCAGGTTCAGTTTCATCGAAGAGGCGCCAACAACGCAAGGCAGGCCAAGCCCGCGCCCGATCACCGCAGCGTGGCTGGTGATCCCGCCCCGTTCCGTCAAAACCGCGCTGGCGGCATGCATGCCGCGAATGTCCTCAGGGCTGGTTTCGCGGCGGATCAGAATGCAAGGTTCGCCGCGTGAGGCGCTGGCCTGCGCCTCGGTCGCGGAAAACACGATCCGGCCCGTGGCCGCACCGGGGCTGGCGGCAATGCCGCGCCCGATCACGTCTCGCTTGGTCTTGGGATCCACCTGCCGGTGCAACAATTCGGTCAATGTGCGCGGTTCCACCCGCATCAATGCCTCTTCGCGGGGGATAATCTTGTCATCCGCCAGTCGCACGGCAATGCGCACCGCCGCCCGTGACGACCGCACCACGCGCACGCCGTCCAATATGTGCAAAGCACCATCCTGAATGACAAATTCGACCTGCATTTCCTCGCGCAGTTTGGCCCGCATCAAAGCGGCATGTTGGGTCAGTTCGGCGAAGGCGTCCGGCACCAGTTCCTCAAGCGACAGGCCGCGCGGGTCTTTGGTCAGGTACAGCGCCTCTGAATCGCCCTGCAGCGCGTCGCGCCCCTGCGATTGGCTAAGGTAGCGGCCCTTGATCTGCGGCAGCCCTGTATCACTGTCCACCAGTTGCAAAACGCCCGACCCGCATTGGCCGGTTCCGACGCCAAAGGCCATCTCTTGCACCACAAGACCAAGCCCCGCATCCGCTGGCGCCCCCTTGGCCTGCCGCAACAGCCGCGCCGAGGTGCCACCCCAGGCCCGCGCCATCGACCGCAACACGCCCGCCAGCTGTTTGGCCGGATCCTGGGGGAAGCTTTCCTCGGTCTCTTGTTCATAGGCCCAGAGCGATTGCTCCAACGCCGCGCGGCCATCGCCGGTCACATCGTCAAACATATCCGGGTCAAGCCGCGCCACGTTGATCGCATAGGTCTGGACAAACCGGGTATATAGCGCCGCTGCCGGCTCCTCGCCCATGGTTTCGCAGAATTCATCGAACCGCGCGCCGTTGATGCCAATGTTCAACACGGCCCCCGGCCCGCCCCAATCAGGGTCTTGGCTGGAGGGGCGCACACAGAGCAACGCCTCTTTGGGAAACTGCGCCACCACGGCATCCACATCGGGCAAATGCCCCTCTGCGATCTTTTGCACCGCATCAAAGGACAGCGCCACCGTGCGCGGCACAGGCAGGTCAAGCCGCACCAGCCGTTGCAGGCATTTCGCCCGCCCGCCGTGGGTGTCATTCGCAATCGGCCCGTCGGCCGTTACCAGCGTTGTATGTGGATTATTCTGCACCGCAGCACCTTTCGTGTTCAGGTGCAGCATAGGCAGTTGACGCCAACAGGCAAGAGAAAGGCGTGAGCAGCTGACTGCATCACGCCTTTGCCTTCGTCAAACTTGCCGTATCAGCCCCGCCGGAGGGGCAGGCGTTTACCCATCAATCCGCGTCAGATCCGCGACCGAAGAACAGGTGGTGCGGATGCGGCTGAGCAGGTTCAGACGGTTGCGCCGCACGGTGCCATTGTCGCTGTTGACCTGAACCGCATCAAAGAACGCATCAATCGGACCGCGCAGCGCGGCCATGGCGGACATCGCTGTGGTGAAATCCTGCGCGGCCATTGCCGGGGCAATCGCGGCTTCGGCCTTGTCCAGCGCGGCGAACAGCGCCTTTTCCTCATCGGTTTCGGCGAATTTGATGTCTGCACCGTAAGAGTATTCCACCCCATCCGCCGCTTCGGCCTGGGTCAGGATGTTGTTGGCGCGCTTGAAACCCTGGATCAGGTTTTCGCCATCATCGGTTGACAGGGTCTCGGACAAGGCACGGGCGCGTTTGACCAAGAGCGTCAGATCATCGTTGCCTTCCATCGCAATGCAAGCGTCGATGATGTCGTGGCGGATGCCTTGGTCCTTGAGGTAGACCTTGAGGCGGTCGTGCAAGAAACCCAGTAGATCCACCGATTTGTCCGGCACCTGTTCACCCAAAGCTTCAAAGGCAGCGTTGCCTTCCCCTTCGGCAAGGCGCGCCTTCACGGTTTTGAATGCCGCC
This window of the Sulfitobacter mediterraneus genome carries:
- a CDS encoding DMT family transporter, with the translated sequence MVAILAFVWGGTFMVTEVALRGITPFWLAASRIVFAALIMIAVWGLRGFVLFQAPLSGPQRAALFTIGAASSAVPFSLLAWGQQHVTSGFAGVSMASTALIMLVLAHFFVPGERLTLRRSIGFAIGFCGVVVLIGGQAFETSGGLLEPIGRAACIGAAFCYSVSSILMRRLPAVDPIGLATVLLLIASSITVPLALITEGLPPLPDKQTLVVLAFLGLIPTAAANILRVLVVRSAGPVFMSLVNYQVPVWSVVLGAWILAEPMPPSLLYAMVLILVGVGISQYGALRRLFGRA
- a CDS encoding alanine racemase, with protein sequence MNYADMETPCLILDHERFEANAARMRAHCDARGVALRPHLKTLKSVDAAKVATGGMLQRITVSTLREAEVLARAGFDDILHAAGITPNKFDHVRRINAETGKRLILTLDSIEMAQALVQNDLPNSAMIEIDCGEHRGGIGSDNKDLEDIARVLGRQFAGIMTHAGHSYSSDEIGRIKEIADDEVNAATTAATRLRAAGIEVPIVSVGSTPTVLHADTLDGVNEVRCGIYMVWDLSQFGRGICALDDLALTVLATVIGHNRSAGVLTVDAGALAMSKDIGANTYLPDARFGWLCDANDLTPLGLSIDTVHQEHGTVVVKDPSAFDRLPIGTQVRILPGHACLTAAGGYEGYHLRQGGFWPRFNGW
- a CDS encoding cupin domain-containing protein, whose amino-acid sequence is MPIITKAAARRESDDGKGNPCGPYEALLFSDSGGLTQFGAFVETLPPGSASSIKHWHAKEDEMIYVLDGVATVLEGDKEHQLTPGDAATFRAGDPLGHCVQNKSDRPITYLVIGTRKEADTVTFPDHDRVLHFTRDDAGETAERHFETLQGAPATSPYVIDASAT
- a CDS encoding Lrp/AsnC family transcriptional regulator yields the protein MIDLDEIDHQLIRSLARDATQSASALGRRYGLSQPATWRRIRRLEEAGILRGRRLRLNAESLGFGVTVFLGIKLATKGRVSLEDFERAVAAIPEVQTVEHVLGLYDYRLRVVARDLPDFERVLRRRIMTLPGAGEVEANVLLSEERLPGPLGV
- a CDS encoding ion channel is translated as MFIQLLLGSGLIAITAIAAAMSWWGLELALARSHRWVIRPPHGPKLTIVLSFAMFWTLVMMTAAVWIWAVALWLLQIFVTFEASVYFSLVAFTTLGFGDILLPVEWRLLGGLAAANGLLIFGLLTAMLVETLRQIRTRQRGGSV
- the ilvC gene encoding ketol-acid reductoisomerase; translation: MRVYYDRDCDVNLIKDKKVAILGYGSQGHAHALNLRDSGAKNLVVALRDGSASKAKAEGEGLKVMEISEAAAWADVIMFTMPDELQADTYKKYVHDNIREGAAIAFAHGLNVHFGLIEPKAGVDVIMMAPKGPGHTVRGEYTKGGGVPCLVAVNQDASGKALEIGLSYCSAIGGGRSGIIETDFREECETDLFGEQAVLCGGIVELIRMGFETLVEAGYEPEMAYFECLHETKLIVDLIYEGGIANMDYSISNTAEYGQYVSGPRILPYDETKARMKAVLSDIQSGKFVRDFMLENAVGQPTIKSSRRANDEHQIEVVGGKLRDMMPWISAGKMVDKAKN
- a CDS encoding antibiotic biosynthesis monooxygenase family protein, which produces MPQIKANAALQTVITTFECSPGTCQDLLDLLTQAYAEFISKQPGFTGAGLHVNDAETRIANYSQWATRDDFKAMLRTDEMRRRNREIAKLCTRFEPVMYEVAATFPQ
- the glmM gene encoding phosphoglucosamine mutase gives rise to the protein MTKLFGTDGVRGTANIYPMTAEMALRIGAAVGRYFRRDNKGVHRVVIGKDTRLSGYMFENALTAGLTSTGMNVLLLGPVPTPAVGLLTRSMRADLGVMISASHNPAHDNGIKFFGPDGFKLSDQAEAEIEALVAEGVEPTAAAEIGRAKRIDDSRFRYIERVKSSFPRQMRLDGLKVVIDCANGAAHHVAPMTLWELGATVIPVGVAPNGHNINEGCGSTHPQSAAETVVAHGADVGICLDGDADRVILIDEKGNVGDGDQFMALMAARWAEEDRLKGNALVATVMSNLGLERFLDARGLRLERTSVGDRYVVERMRQGGFNLGGEQSGHIVMTDYATTGDGLMAGMQFLAELVRGGRKASELLHQFDAVPQLLKNVRFAAGQAPLEMAPVKAAIAQAEADLSGGGRLLIRKSGTEPLVRVMAEHEDAALMERCVDGVVAAVTEAVGGSS
- a CDS encoding Lrp/AsnC family transcriptional regulator, yielding MLDDMDRRLLRYWQAEPSLSPGELAERCGMTPGKAARRIAKMEDDGIVQGVSAVVNWAALGYAVEVSLRVTLDKTQSNAFDAFLAEARQVPEVIEVQTFLGRVDVRLSIIARDMGHYQQIYRSRILTLPHIADIEALMQVARIKSEQTLPI